Genomic DNA from Nomascus leucogenys isolate Asia chromosome 10, Asia_NLE_v1, whole genome shotgun sequence:
catgagccaccatgcctggccggctattttgttatattttaggTGTGTGAAGAAGGACGAGGTTTTATTTTTGGtgtatttaaatgtgttttggtGAAACAGTAGTTGTACAAGTTGCCAGTAGAACTCTCTGGACACAGGGCTGCAGACAAGAAGGGGCATGTTTCTTGCCAGTGGAGGTGGCGAACCACCTTCTCTCTGCTCTCCTTGGGGAAGGACAGACCCTAGGGAGCCTGCTTCTCTCCACCCTGCAGAGATCCTCACCATGGAGAAGGAAGTGGCCCAGAGCCTTCTCAACTCGAAGGAGCAGGTGCACCAGGGAGGCGTGGAGCTGCAGCAGCTGGAAGCCGCgcttcaggaggctggggaggaggacaCCCGTCTGAAGGCCAGCCTCCTATATCCTTTTCTGTTAGAGGGTCAGCCTTGCTAGAAAACACacatagggccaggcacagtggctcacgcctgtaatcccagcactctgggaagcccaggtgggaggatcacttgatcccaggagttggagaccagcctggacaacagagaccctgtctctacaaaattaaaaaaattaggccgggtgcggtggctcacgcctgtgatcccagcactttgggaggccgaggtgggtggatcacaaggtcaggagttcgagaccatcctggctaacacagtgaaaccccatctctactaaaaatacaaaaaaaattagccaggcgtggtcccagcaggagaatggcgtgagcccgggaggcggagcttgcagtgagccgagatcatgccactgcactccagcctgggcaacagaacaagactctgtctcaatcaatcaatcaatcaataagctgggcatggtggtacatgcctgtagtctcagctacttgggaggccgaggtgggaggattacttgggcctgggagattgaggctgcactccagcatgggtgacagagcaagaccctgtctcaaaaaaaaaagaccaggcgcggtggctcacacctgtaatcccagcactttgggaggctgaagcagacagatcacttgaggtcaggagtttgagaccagcctggccaacatggtgaaaccctgtctctgctaaaaatacaaaaattagcagggcatggtggtgtgcacttgtaatcccagctactcgggaggcaggggctccagaatcacttcaacctgggaggcagaggttgcagtgagctgagatcgtgccagtgcactccagcctgggtgacaaggcaaaactctgactcaaagAAGAAAGTGTGCGTAGATAGAGCCAAGACCCTGGGCCTCCCAGCTGCAGTTAGCGCAGGGGCAGCCCTCTCTCGAAAGCCGGGATCCTTAATGACCTGCCCTACTCAGCTCACCAGAGAGCTGGAAGAGCTCAAGGAGATTGAGGCGGATCTGGAGCGACAGGAGAAGGAGGTCGATGAGGACACGACAGTCACAATCCCCTCGGCCGTGTAGGTTCTGCCAAAACGTGTGCCTGCCTGTGCCTCCTTGTGTAGTCCGGCTCTTGGTTGAAGTTGGTGCTGggtaactttctttctttttttttttttttttttggtcttcctGTACAGGTACGTGGCTCAACTTTACCACCAAGTTAGTAAAATTGAGTGGGATTATGAGTGTGAGCCAGGGATGATCAAAGGCAGTATCCTTTTTGGGGAGCTATTTTAACTCTTGTGCACTGTAGGTagggatgtaaaatggtgcatAGCAGGACCctgtaaaaattagccgggtgtggtagtgtgcatctgtagtcccagctacctgggaggctgaggtgggaggatcacttgaggccaggagtttgagaccagcctgggtatcagtgagaccccatgtctataataaatatagtaaagtatagcaggccaagcatggtggctcatgcctgtaatcccagcactttgggaggccgaggcaggcagaagacctgaggccaggcgtggtggcatatgcctgtagtcccagctactcaggaggctgaggcatgagaatcgcttaaccccaggaggcagaggttgcaatgagctgagatcgcaccactgcactccagcctggcctacagaatgacactttgtctcaaaaaaaaaaaaaaagtaaaggcagTATCCTTTTCCCCGTGGGGTTGTGTGAGGGCCTGTGTGTCCCGGGCTTTCCTTACATCTGTGCCTCAGTTCATCACGGCCCCAGTGTGGCCCAGCCCATTCACCTGGACAGCACCCAGCTCTCCAGGAAGTTCATCAGCGACTACCTCTGGAGCTTGGTGGATACCGAGTGGTAGCCACGAGCCTCGTGGCTGTGTCTTGCACCCAGCGGGCATCTACCGTGGTCAGATCCGTTTCAAATGAAATGTGTGGACAtagttttttgtggtttttttttgtttttttttttcgagacagagtttcactcttgttgcccaggctagagtgcaatggcacaatctcagctcacagcaacctctgcctcctgggttcaagcgattcttctgcctcagcctcccaagtaactgggattacaggcatgcgccaccatgcccggctaattttttgtatttagtagagatggagtttcaccatggtggttaggctggtcttgaactcctgacctcaggtgatccacccgcccgcttcagcctcccaaagtgctgggattacaggcatgagccaccgtgcccagctagacttcttccctttttttttttttttgagacggagtctcgctcagtcacccaggctagagtgcagtggcgcgatctcagctcactgcaagctccacctcctcccaggttcacaccattctcctgcctcagcctcctgagtagctgggactacaggcacctgccaccacgcccggctacttttttgtatttttagtagagacagagtttcaccatgttagccaggatggtctcgatctcctgagtttgtgatccacccgccttggcctcccaaagtgctgggattacaggcgtgagccactgcgcccggcctttttttttttttttttttttattggatttctttttctcctgattTCGGCCTCAGCTCCTAGAGTGGCCTCAGCTAGGTAACCAACGGGAGTCGACTTATCTATGCCAGACCTGCAATTTCACATCTGTGACAGGATGGGACAAATGACACCGTGGTATTCAATGACAGCTCCCAGGTATTTCAAGGTTGGCCCTTATTCATTCAGGGGGTATGTTTGAGTGCCACAGTGTGCCCAGACTCTGCTAGGCACCAGAGAGACAAGATACGAGTGACGCGGATCTCCTCCCACTGCTGACGGAGGAATCAACACAGAAGCAGACAAGACTCTAGAACCAGAGAGAGGTCCAGATTGCGACAGGAGCCACACCAGAGTGTGCAGGCTTCATGGAGGACAGAAGCGACTTTTGTGCCAGGACTTAAAAAGAtaaggaggccaggtgtggtggctcatgcctgcaatcctagcactgtaggaggcagaggcgggcagatcacttgagcccaggagttggagaccagcctggggaacatggcaggaccccatctctacaaaaaaattaaaaaatttggcctggcgcggtggctcatgcctgtgatcctagcactttgggagttaaAACACAACACTTCCCAGCCGCCCTTGTAGTTAAGGTCCGGCTAGTGAAATGTACGTGGAGTTACGTGACACTTCTAGAAGGATTCTTAAAAGACAAGTACACCCTTTCTTCCCCCTTCCTATTTCCTGGAATGTGGGCGTGATGGCTGGAGCCCTAGCAGTCATACTGCCACGTGTATGGATGAGTGCAGTCCCTTAGGGATGACAGGAGCCTGGTTCCCTGATGATGGCAGAGCCAGATATCAGCACAGACTTATTTAaatgagggagagaagggggagaacCAATCTCAACTTCTACCTTGTGTAAGCTGTGTTTTTGGGGGTTTTCTATGACATACCAAAATAAACCCTAACTGATTGAACACGTACTCCAGTCCAGGGCCGGCCAATCAATGTGTTCATCATTCTCCCATCCTCGGTGTTTTGGGTACCGATAAGGAAAGAAGGCGTGCACACCACCTGCCTGCccgagggaggagagagggaggtggggtCCCACCGATACAGTTGTCCCTGAATACAGCTTTGCCCTTGGATGTGTCAGTTACGTGAACTTGGGCTTGGGTTTCATCATGTCCCTTTCCACGACTGAACTTACGTGCAGTTCTTAATCAGAGAGGGGCgtttctaggcagagggaacagtaagCTTTAACAGCatctggtggtgcatgcctgtagtcccagctacttgggaggctgaggcaggaggatcacttgagcctgggaggttgaggctgcagtgagccatggcagtgtcactgcactccagcctgggtgagagtgagaccctgtcttagaaaggggccaggtgttgtggctcatgcctgtaatcccagcactttgggaggccgaggggggcaaatcacttgagtccagaattcgagaccagcctgggcaacatcgcagaaccccatctctactaagaaaaaaataaattagctgggcatggtgatgcctgCCTGTATCCCCCGCTACTCGGGggcctgaagtgggaggattgcttgagcccgggaagttgcTGTGTTGAGCTACGactgcgccacggcactccagcccgggtgacaaagtgagaccc
This window encodes:
- the SPC24 gene encoding kinetochore protein Spc24 isoform X2, whose translation is MAAFRDIEEVSQGLLSLLGANRAEAQQRRLLGRHEQVVERLLEMQDGAEKQLREILTMEKEVAQSLLNSKEQVHQGGVELQQLEAALQEAGEEDTRLKASLLQLTRELEELKEIEADLERQEKEVDEDTTVTIPSAVYVAQLYHQVSKIEWDYECEPGMIKGIHHGPSVAQPIHLDSTQLSRKFISDYLWSLVDTEW
- the SPC24 gene encoding kinetochore protein Spc24 isoform X3; protein product: MAAFRDIEEVSQGLLSLLGANRAEAQQRRLLGRHEQVVERLLEMQDGAEKQLREILTMEKEVAQSLLNSKEQVHQGGVELQQLEAALQEAGEEDTRLKASLLQLTRELEELKEIEADLERQEKEVDEDTTVTIPSAVYVAQLYHQLLEWPQLGNQRESTYLCQTCNFTSVTGWDK
- the SPC24 gene encoding kinetochore protein Spc24 isoform X1, translated to MAAFRDIEEVSQGLLSLLGANRAEAQQRRLLGRHEQVVERLLEMQDGAEKQLRGLQTRRGMFLASGGGEPPSLCSPWGRTDPREPASLHPAEILTMEKEVAQSLLNSKEQVHQGGVELQQLEAALQEAGEEDTRLKASLLQLTRELEELKEIEADLERQEKEVDEDTTVTIPSAVYVAQLYHQVSKIEWDYECEPGMIKGIHHGPSVAQPIHLDSTQLSRKFISDYLWSLVDTEW